TCTCGCCAGCGGTCTCGACACCGCGGTGGCAACTCAGTTTACAAGAGGCGAGTAATGTTCTTTGGCAAGCGGCGATGGATTCGCCCGTCCCGACATCAGTCTGTCCACCCCCTCAAATCACCGGTTTACAATGCACCCGTGAAACTGTTCAGGTTTGGAATGAGTTGATAAAACTAAACCGACCCGTTCTATTGGAAATGGTGACTGAAGATAAATTTGCCGCTGCGGCCTTTGTATTGTCTTTTGCTGACGCTTCAGCACTCACCTGGACGCGCGAGGGGCTTTTAGAGGTCTCGTTGGCGGAGCTTGCTAAACGATGGTCTGGGGGTGTGCAATATCTATGGCAGCCGCCCAAAGGTTGGAAGGGCAGCGTGGGACTCGGTGATAAATCGCCCATTGTGAACGTGCTTGCTCAGATGTTTGCAACGCTTGATGGCATGAGCGTGTCAGAGGTTAAGGCTTACGGTCCGGCTCTAGAAGCTCGCGTTCGACTGTTTCAGGAGGCTGAGGGTCTTGTTTCCGACGGTGTTGTTGGCGAACAAACAATACTGAGACTGAATGATCGCTTGGGTATTGGCTTAACGTCACAACGAGCGGTTAATAGAAGCGCAATGTGGCCCGTTGAAGCGGCGAGTGCGAACACTCCAGACCTGCGAGATCTGCGCTGATGTCGATGATTCTTGATGCGATGAGGCGTTCAAAGGAGGGTGAGACGAATGGCTCAGATGTCCCAACCGTTGATACCGTACATTTCATGCCAGAGCCTGAGCCGCGGTTCTCTCGATGGCAGCTGCTCGTTTTGATTGCCGTTTTAGTGGCGCTTATTGGTATCTCAGTTGGGGTGCTTTCCCCGTTTGAAGGCGAGTCTCGGGCTGGGAGCGGCACAGCGACTAACTTGACGCCCACTCATCCCACAACGGACGCCCGGGCGCCTAGTAAGGCGCCAGCTGAGTTGTTATCTCAACGGCCGGGTGCTCCTCAAAAGCCGGTCGACGCGGCCCGTCCTTCCGGCGATGAGCGCCCGAGTAAAGCGCGGGAATCTGCCGCGACTGCTCAAGTGGGTCGTTCTTTGCAAAGCACGAATTCAACGCCCGAGACAGAAGGTGAGAGCAGGGGGCAGCCGGTCAGTGGGCGCACGCTGGACACCGCCCCAGTTGCCTCTGAGCCACCACGTCCGAATTTGCTTGATGCATCCGGGGCACGGGTTAGTGCAACAGTGCCGCGCAAATCTGCGCCTAAAACTGAAGAGCTTGAGTCGATTTATCGTGCAATGCAGGAAGAGGCGAGCGATGTCACGCCTTCAGAGGGTGGGGGCAAAAGCGCATCGATAGCGGAGCAGAAGCCTGGTGAGGGGGCATCACCGTCTGAGGAGAGCGAATCTCCACCCATTGATTTTGCAGATATCCTAGCCGCTGCACAAAATGAGTTCGGTGTGACGCCTTTAGTAGAGAGTACTGAGCCGTTGCTAGAAACCCTGTCTCAACAGGTTAAGGACGATATTCCATCGCTGATTTACAGCGAACATAACTATGACCCGTCGGGCGACTCTTTCGTGATCCTAAACGGAAAATCACTTAGAGAGCGTCAACGCGTGGGTGCGTTTACCGTAATCGATATCCTGCCCGACAGTGTGGTGCTGCGATGGCGTGAGACTCAATTTAGGGTCCGTGCGAGAAATAGCTGGATAAATATGTAGTTATGAAGGCCTGTCAGTCCGGGCACGTCTGTAAAAGTAAGCCTCGCCACAGAGCAGGCGTTTATACCAAGTGGGGACTGTTGTGACTGTTGTGACTGTTGTGAATGTTGTGACAGTTGTGACGCCACGCGACCCGAGCTACGCCACACCTTGGCAAATCCGCAAGATGTTTCACGAGCAGCCCCTTTTGAGAGGGCTCAGCCCGTGTTGCTGATGGTGCCAGACTTACGGCATTTAGGGTGCGGGGTTTGGAATGCGTTGTTGTATTGCCTCAATGCCCTTTAAGACCTCTTTGTCTAGCGTCACATCGAGACTGTCTATGTTCATTTTCAGCTGTTCCATGCTGGTGGCACCGATAATATTGGTCAGTACAAAGGGGCGCGTATTCACAAAGGCAAGTGCCATATGCGTTGGGTTCAAGCCATGCTGGTCAGCAAGCTGAAGATATTGTTCGGTTGCTTCGAGCGTTTCTGAGCCGTCGTATCGTGTGAAGCGCTCAAACACAGCCATTCGCGAGCCCTCGGGCTTGGCACCATGTCGATATTTGCCTGTGAGCAAACCCATACCGAGGGGTGAATAGGCGAGAAGTCCTACATCCTCTCGGTGAGACACCTCGGCCATAGCAATTTCATAGGTTCTGTTTAGAAGTCCGTAAGGATTTTGAACGCACTCAACCCGCGGCAGGCCCTCGCGGTCAGCAAGCTCCAAAAACTTCATGGTGCCCCAAGGGGTTTCATTGGACAGGCCAATTGAGCGGATCTTGCCAGCAGACACGAGCTCTTGGAGCGCGCGCAGCGTCTCTTCGATGGGTGTCTCAGGTTGGTCGCGATGGAAATAGCCCCGCTGGCCAAAGAAGTTGGTGTACCGGTCGGGCCAATGGAGCTGATAGAGATCAATGCAGTCTGTTTGCAGTCGCCGTAGCGAGCCGTTAACCGCCTCGACAAGTTGCTCTTGAGTGAAGCGAGGTCCGCCTCTCAAATAATGGAACTCTGGGTTAGGGCCTGCCGCTTTGGTGGCCAGCACATACTTGTCGCGCAGGCCTGTTTTTTTAAACCAGGTGCCAATGTATTCCTCTGTGCGCCCCTGCGTCTCAGCGCGTGGTGGCACCGGATACATCTCGGCCGCATCCAGCATATTGATGCCCCGATCGAGAGCGTAGGAGATCTGCTCGTGCGCCTCAGCCTCGGTATTTTGTTGACCCCACGTCATGGTCCCGAGACAAATTTTTGAGACTTCTTTTGAGTCGATAGTTCGTAAGGTCATGGTTACAACTCCAAGTATTGCATCATTGCTTGATAGATTTCGCGCTGCCGCATAAAGGGCGTGAGTACCGCATTGCCTTGCTCGTTGGCAAAGAGAGGTACATTCGCGCCCGTGTGCTCTTCAGAGCGGATGTTGTTGGTTGCGTAATTGATACGCATTAGAGAGCCCTCTGGCGTCTCTACTCGGGCGACTTTGCCGGGACTAAAGACCGGTATAGGAAGCCCCGTATACAGGGTTGGATCGGGGACGATTTGTGCCGCTTGAGCGTGATCTGCGGTCACAATAACCAGCGTGTCAGGGTTGCGCGCCGCATAGTCGTTGACGACCGAGAGAGCCCGCTCGAGTTGCTCTATTTCACCAATAGACCCACAGGGGTCACGGACATGACTTTGCTTATCGATCGATGCGGACTCAATGGTCAGAAAAAACCCTTTTTCGTTATCGCGGCTCAGGTGATCAATAGCGAAACGGGTCATGGTCTCAAGAGGTGGTATCGCCTCAAATGACGGGTTGTCTACACAGGCAATCGTGTCTGGTTGGGTAATGGAGCCGATCATTTCGTGTGCGAGGTTGAGCCAGCTGCGTTCGATATCCTCGGCAGAGCGGCCGTTCGACCCCTGCCATTTTACGGGCATCGTATCTTCGGCGAAGAGCCCGACCACGCGCCCCACATAGCGATCGTCGAGCTGGTCTTTGCGGGTCAACACGGTCGCGCCAGCTTCAGTGGTCATATCGAGGGCGCTGGGGTTGTTTTCGAAGCGAGCCGCAAAGTGCTCCATGCCACCCCCTAAGATCAGATCGACATTGGCATTTGCGAGTTGCTCCGCTATTGACCCTGCGCCGCCGTTTTCGACTAGGTCGCGTGGGCATCCCTCAAAGGTAACACCATATTTTTTTCCGCCTCTGATGGAGACGGGGTTCTCACAGGCCCTCACCCCTACGTGCGCTGCAAACGCGGCAGGTGTTGCGTCGGTAACAGAGGCAGTGCTGACGATACCCGTCTTGTAGCCGACGGCCGCGGCGGCTTCTAGTACCGTTTGGACCCGTTCGTCGTCTCTGTCTTTACCGACACGACCAATTATCGTAACCGCACCCGTGGCAAGTGTCGTGGCGGTGTTCGCGGAGTCTGCAACATAAATAGCGCTTCCCGCTGCATCGACCGTTTCGACTTGAACGGCGCCCCTGAAGGGCATTGTGTCTAAGATCAAGGTGCCGCTTTGGCCCGATAGATAGTTTCGGCCCATGGTGACGTGCTGATCATCAAAGCCATCGCCAATAATGAGAATGACGGATTTAGGGTTGGCGTTTGCGAGCGGCCCCATTGCGAGACAAGCAAAAGCCGCGAGCAGGGCGGGAGCGTTGAATAATTTCATGCGTTAGAAATCCGCAGGCAGTGGTGTGAAGCGCAAGAGCATAAACCCATCACGTTCGGATAAAAACCCTGACAAGGCGGGCGAGGCTTGAGACAAGGTGGTCGCAAGGAAACGTCTGATATGCCATTATCCGGCGCTGGTTTGATTGGAGGTCCCTCTGGTGAGAAAGTTTCGAAAAAACACCCAAGCGATAATCGCGACGCCTTTGCTTATGTTCGCGCAGCCTAGCTTAGCTGCAGACACTGGGCACACAGCGTGGATGCTCACCGCGACAGCACTTGTGCTGTTCATGACCATCCCTGGCTTGTCCCTTTTCTATGCCGGCCTTGTGCGTGCAAAGAACGTACTCTCTGTCTTGATGCAGTGTTTCGCCATAACGGGGCTGATGTCGCTGCTCTGGTTCGTGGCGGGCTACTCGATTGCTTTCGGCACCGATGGCGTAGAGCCGGGCGCCTATATTGGTGATATGGGGAACTTGTTCCTGGCTAATGTCTCTTTGGATTCAGTGCGCAACGGCATTCCAGAAACCTTGTTCGTTATGTTCCAAATGACCTTTGCGGTCATTACACCCGCCTTGATCGTTGGTGGTTTCGCTGAGCGAATGAAGTTCTCAGCGATGCTCCTTTTCAGTGCGGCTTGGATGCTTTTGGTTTATGCCCCCGTTTGTCACTGGGTTTGGGGCGGTGGCTGGCTCGGTAATATGGGACTGCAAGATTTCGCGGGTGGAACCGTTGTCCATATCACGGCGGGGGTTGCTGCTCTGGTTGCCGCTGTCATGATGGGACCGCGCCGCGGATTTGGTCAAACGGCTATGCCCCCTCATAACCTAACCATGACTGTGACCGGCGCGGGTATGCTCTGGGTAGGCTGGTTTGGGTTTAATGCAGGTTCAGCGCTGGCGGCAGACAACAGCGCCGCTATGGCCATGTTAGTCACGCACCTCTCTGCGGCTTGTGGCTCGCTTGCGTGGATGACCATGGAATGGATTCGCCACGGCAAGCCCTCGGTGTTGGGTATCGTTACCGGTATGGTTGCAGGGTTAGGTACGATCACACCCGCTTCGGGCTCGGTCGGGCCGGCAGCGGCGGTTGTCATTGGTCTATCGGCAGGTGTGGTTTGCTACTTTGCGACGATCACACTCAAAAACACACTCAAGGTCGACGACAGCCTCGATGTTTTCCCCGTGCACGGTGTCGGCGGCATTTTGGGTACGATCTTGATTGGTGTCTTTGCCGCACCATCGCTGGGTATCTTCAGTGGAAACGGTTTCTCTGATGGTGTCAGCTCGATGGGCGGACAGCTTTATATTCAAATTTTCGGTGTCGTCGTGACGTTCGTGTTCGCCTTGATCGGAAGTTGGCTGCTTCTCAAGGTAGTCGATCAGCTTGTTGGCCTGCGCGTGGATGACGAACAGGAAACCGAAGGTCTGGATCTTGTTTTGCACGACGAGCGAGGTTACGACCTCTAAACGGCTTGCTCAGCCATGGGGCAACGTGTCGGCTTCGGCGGCGTTGCCTCGCGCCTTACCTAGAGTTACTCCGCATCTTTAGGCATTTCAACTGAGATGCCTAGCTTCTCAAACACCGAGAGCGATTCAGCGACTTCCCAGATAGTAAGCGGGTGAGATTCCCTCCAATTCTCACTGAAACTGACTTTCAACTTATCCCCCTTTGCCTGTGCAGAGAATTCAGGATGGGCGGGTGGGGCATCAGCGTGTTTTAAGGTGACCGCCAATCGAAGTAGAACAAGCATTCTCGCCAGTTTTTGTTGCTTACCTCGCGGAATGTCATCCAGAAGGTAGCTTGGTAGTTTTCCTCGATGTCCGCGCAATAGCCGGCTGATAAAAATTTGGTCACCTTGTGAGAAGCCTGGCATGTCAGAGTTTTCAATGAGATAGGCCGAGTGACGGTTGTAATGTTTCTGTGAAATGGCGATGCCAATTTCGTGCAGCCTTGCAGACCAAGAAAGTAGATCGATATCGTCCTCGTCTAGATTCCAGGCGCCTGCCGTCTGGGCGCAGAGGTGTCGCGCGTAGGTGCCCACCATATCTGAATTTGCCGTGTCCGCGGCGTATCGTTGAATCATGGCCTGTACGGTCCGCTCACGGACGTCCTCATGGCTACGTCGGCCAATCAGGTCATAAATAGCGCCCTCTCGAAGGGCTCCGCTGGAGGTTCGCATGATGTCGACTTGCAGCACATCAAAGATCGCAAGCGTAATGGCAACCCCCGCAGTAATGACGCCTCTGCGCCGTTCATTGAGGCCTTCGAGATCAATCTCCTCAACGGACTCAAACTGTAAGAGTGCTTTTCTTAATTTTTTTAGTGACTTTCGATCGATGCCGTCGTTGCGCCACCCGGCAGCTGAGATGAGTAATTCCACAGCTTGAAGTGTGCCTGAGGAGCCCACCGCTTCTGCCCAGTTTCGTCGCCTGAAGTGGCGCCTGATGTGAGACACTTCGATGCATGCTTGCTCATACGCGCGCTTGAACCGCTTCTTATCGATTTTGCCGTCAGGGAAAAACTGCTCGGAGTAACTGACGCACCCGAGCTGCAAACTTTCAAGCCGCTTAGGCTCGAATTGCGTACCCAAAATGAATTCCGTGCTACCGCCACCAATGTCGACAACCAGTCGGCTACGCTCGTCATCGGCGAGCGTATGCGCAACGCCCAAATAGATGAGTCTCGCTTCTTCCCTCCCGTAGATGACGTCGACCGGCACCCCAAGAATCGCCTCGGCGGGATCGGTAAACACATGACGGTTATGGGCCTGCCGCAGCGCGTTTGTTCCGACAGCGCGGATTTTATCGGGCTTAACCGACGCCAGGAGTTGTTGGAAGCGTTCAATGCAGGCCAACCCTCGCTGGACAGCATCGTCCGTCAGTTGATGGTTCTTCAGTCCCTTACCCAACTGCACTTTCTCGGCGAGAACGTGAAGTGGGCGAATTTCTCCGTGCTCCAAACGCGCAACAATGAGATGAAACGAGTTGCTACCAATATCAATGGCGGCAAAAACGGGCTCTGCCGAAGGGGCGTCAACGCTGGGTTGGTTACTGTCGGTGCTCACATCAGACGTCCGCGACTACTACCAGCACAAGCATATAGGAATCCGTAATCTCACTGGACATAAAAACGCGCATTAGCGATTAAATAGTCGGGGTGTGCGGTCAGTGATCCGTGTGCACAATTCATAACCTATTGTGTCACAGTGAGTGGCGACCTCATCGATTCTCGGTGAATCCCCCCATAAAGTGACCTCGGTACCAAATTCAATGTCAGGCTTATCTGTAACGTCTGCCGTAATCATATCCATCGATACTTTGCCCGCGAGCAAAATCGTACCGTAGGGCGTTCCGATGGGGGTTCCATCTGCCGCGGATCGAGGGTACCCATCGCCGTAACCGACCGGTATGGTGGCGATGCGGCTTCGTCGCTTTGCCACCCATCTACCGCCGTATCCCACTGTTTCACCGGCCTCGATCCAGCGCGTTGCCATGATTCTGGACGAAAAGGTCATGACCGGGCGTAAATCTAAGGTAGGAGGGGGGGCGACTAGGGAGCCACCGTAGAGCGAATAGCCAAGGCGTACCCATGACTCTTCAAACGACAGCTGGCCCACGGTGCCCGCGGAATTTGAAAAGCTGGCGTTGGGATAGCCATCACTCGCCCCCGTATTTCGCTCCAGCAAATTCTGCCAGCGTTGTTTTTGACGATGATTGAGCGTGGAGTCACTGTCCTCAGCGTCTGCGAGGTGACTCATAAGCGTAATGCGCTGTATGCCCATAGCGGTGAGTACGGCGTTAATCTCGCCAACTTCTTGGGGATCAAAGCCAAGCCGATGCATCCCTGTATCGACTTTTAGCCACACGTGCTCAAGATTGGGTGTTTGATGTTGTAACCAGTGTATCTGCTGTCGATTTGATAGGGCAGGCCACAAGCCATAACGCGCGATCTCGGTCAGATCATCACTCGAGTGAGGGCCTTGAAGCACAAGGATCGGCTTGGTAATGCCTGCTTCTCTCAAAGCGATAGCTTCTTCTGTGAGGGCAACAGCGAAGGCGTTTATTTGGTTCTCCAGCGCCTTTGCACACCCTAGCGCCCCGTGACCGTAGGCATTTGCCTTGACTACAGCCATTGTCTTTCGCGGCCCGGCGAGACGACTTAATTGCGTGAGGTTATGCTCAAGGTGAGCAAGATCAATAATAAAACGACTCGGACGGGGCATCTCAGCAGACTCTCGCTTCTTCGATGCTCAGGCGAAGTCGTCAAAGCGGTGCTGAGCAAACAACGCTTGTGCCGCAGACCATACAGGCCCCGGTTTCCCGGTCCCGACACTTTGACCGTCAATTAATACAACGGGTTCAAGTTCTTTGGTCGAGCTGCTCAACCACACTTCATCCGCACTCATAACGTCTCGGCGTGAGATGGTTTCTTCGCGCACCTCAATCGAACTGTGTCGTCTCAGAATGGCCAGTGCCATATCTCGGGTTACGCCCGCTAGTTTGTGGTTGTCGAGCGCAGGGGTGCGAACGACACCTTTTGTGACGACGAACACGTTACAGGCGGCGGCCTCAGTTAAATTATCCTCAGCGTCAAAGAGAAGGATTTCACCCGCGCCAGACTCTACTCCTTCCATCATGTGCAAAACATTGCCCAGCAGAGACGTGCTCTTAATGTGGCAACGCTGCCACCTAAGGTCTCTACCTGAACTTACCTGCCATTGGGTGACGGTTTCACTGTTTCCATTGTCGGGCTCTGGAATATCAAACGTGTAGGCAAATATTGTCGGCGTCGGTGATTTTGGGAACGCGTGGTTTCGCTTCATCGTGACGCCGCGGGTAACTTGCAGGTAGATACCCAAATTACCATTGCCGTTTCGCGCTAGAAGCTCGTCAAAGATGGCTTTAAGGTCAGTCCGGCTCCAGGGAGTATCGATGCCAATCTCGCAAAGACCCTTTTCAAACCGAATAAGGTGGAGCGCTGTACCGATGGTCTTACCGC
The Candidatus Paraluminiphilus aquimaris genome window above contains:
- a CDS encoding general secretion pathway protein GspB, with amino-acid sequence MSMILDAMRRSKEGETNGSDVPTVDTVHFMPEPEPRFSRWQLLVLIAVLVALIGISVGVLSPFEGESRAGSGTATNLTPTHPTTDARAPSKAPAELLSQRPGAPQKPVDAARPSGDERPSKARESAATAQVGRSLQSTNSTPETEGESRGQPVSGRTLDTAPVASEPPRPNLLDASGARVSATVPRKSAPKTEELESIYRAMQEEASDVTPSEGGGKSASIAEQKPGEGASPSEESESPPIDFADILAAAQNEFGVTPLVESTEPLLETLSQQVKDDIPSLIYSEHNYDPSGDSFVILNGKSLRERQRVGAFTVIDILPDSVVLRWRETQFRVRARNSWINM
- a CDS encoding NADP(H)-dependent aldo-keto reductase, whose translation is MTLRTIDSKEVSKICLGTMTWGQQNTEAEAHEQISYALDRGINMLDAAEMYPVPPRAETQGRTEEYIGTWFKKTGLRDKYVLATKAAGPNPEFHYLRGGPRFTQEQLVEAVNGSLRRLQTDCIDLYQLHWPDRYTNFFGQRGYFHRDQPETPIEETLRALQELVSAGKIRSIGLSNETPWGTMKFLELADREGLPRVECVQNPYGLLNRTYEIAMAEVSHREDVGLLAYSPLGMGLLTGKYRHGAKPEGSRMAVFERFTRYDGSETLEATEQYLQLADQHGLNPTHMALAFVNTRPFVLTNIIGATSMEQLKMNIDSLDVTLDKEVLKGIEAIQQRIPNPAP
- a CDS encoding alkaline phosphatase, with protein sequence MKLFNAPALLAAFACLAMGPLANANPKSVILIIGDGFDDQHVTMGRNYLSGQSGTLILDTMPFRGAVQVETVDAAGSAIYVADSANTATTLATGAVTIIGRVGKDRDDERVQTVLEAAAAVGYKTGIVSTASVTDATPAAFAAHVGVRACENPVSIRGGKKYGVTFEGCPRDLVENGGAGSIAEQLANANVDLILGGGMEHFAARFENNPSALDMTTEAGATVLTRKDQLDDRYVGRVVGLFAEDTMPVKWQGSNGRSAEDIERSWLNLAHEMIGSITQPDTIACVDNPSFEAIPPLETMTRFAIDHLSRDNEKGFFLTIESASIDKQSHVRDPCGSIGEIEQLERALSVVNDYAARNPDTLVIVTADHAQAAQIVPDPTLYTGLPIPVFSPGKVARVETPEGSLMRINYATNNIRSEEHTGANVPLFANEQGNAVLTPFMRQREIYQAMMQYLEL
- a CDS encoding ammonium transporter; this translates as MFAQPSLAADTGHTAWMLTATALVLFMTIPGLSLFYAGLVRAKNVLSVLMQCFAITGLMSLLWFVAGYSIAFGTDGVEPGAYIGDMGNLFLANVSLDSVRNGIPETLFVMFQMTFAVITPALIVGGFAERMKFSAMLLFSAAWMLLVYAPVCHWVWGGGWLGNMGLQDFAGGTVVHITAGVAALVAAVMMGPRRGFGQTAMPPHNLTMTVTGAGMLWVGWFGFNAGSALAADNSAAMAMLVTHLSAACGSLAWMTMEWIRHGKPSVLGIVTGMVAGLGTITPASGSVGPAAAVVIGLSAGVVCYFATITLKNTLKVDDSLDVFPVHGVGGILGTILIGVFAAPSLGIFSGNGFSDGVSSMGGQLYIQIFGVVVTFVFALIGSWLLLKVVDQLVGLRVDDEQETEGLDLVLHDERGYDL
- a CDS encoding Ppx/GppA phosphatase family protein, producing MSTDSNQPSVDAPSAEPVFAAIDIGSNSFHLIVARLEHGEIRPLHVLAEKVQLGKGLKNHQLTDDAVQRGLACIERFQQLLASVKPDKIRAVGTNALRQAHNRHVFTDPAEAILGVPVDVIYGREEARLIYLGVAHTLADDERSRLVVDIGGGSTEFILGTQFEPKRLESLQLGCVSYSEQFFPDGKIDKKRFKRAYEQACIEVSHIRRHFRRRNWAEAVGSSGTLQAVELLISAAGWRNDGIDRKSLKKLRKALLQFESVEEIDLEGLNERRRGVITAGVAITLAIFDVLQVDIMRTSSGALREGAIYDLIGRRSHEDVRERTVQAMIQRYAADTANSDMVGTYARHLCAQTAGAWNLDEDDIDLLSWSARLHEIGIAISQKHYNRHSAYLIENSDMPGFSQGDQIFISRLLRGHRGKLPSYLLDDIPRGKQQKLARMLVLLRLAVTLKHADAPPAHPEFSAQAKGDKLKVSFSENWRESHPLTIWEVAESLSVFEKLGISVEMPKDAE
- the alr gene encoding alanine racemase: MPRPSRFIIDLAHLEHNLTQLSRLAGPRKTMAVVKANAYGHGALGCAKALENQINAFAVALTEEAIALREAGITKPILVLQGPHSSDDLTEIARYGLWPALSNRQQIHWLQHQTPNLEHVWLKVDTGMHRLGFDPQEVGEINAVLTAMGIQRITLMSHLADAEDSDSTLNHRQKQRWQNLLERNTGASDGYPNASFSNSAGTVGQLSFEESWVRLGYSLYGGSLVAPPPTLDLRPVMTFSSRIMATRWIEAGETVGYGGRWVAKRRSRIATIPVGYGDGYPRSAADGTPIGTPYGTILLAGKVSMDMITADVTDKPDIEFGTEVTLWGDSPRIDEVATHCDTIGYELCTRITDRTPRLFNR
- a CDS encoding aminotransferase class IV — protein: MTIAYLNGEYIPLEEAKISPMDRGFLFGDGIYEVIPSYGGKTIGTALHLIRFEKGLCEIGIDTPWSRTDLKAIFDELLARNGNGNLGIYLQVTRGVTMKRNHAFPKSPTPTIFAYTFDIPEPDNGNSETVTQWQVSSGRDLRWQRCHIKSTSLLGNVLHMMEGVESGAGEILLFDAEDNLTEAAACNVFVVTKGVVRTPALDNHKLAGVTRDMALAILRRHSSIEVREETISRRDVMSADEVWLSSSTKELEPVVLIDGQSVGTGKPGPVWSAAQALFAQHRFDDFA